A section of the Vibrio vulnificus CMCP6 genome encodes:
- the nrfA gene encoding ammonia-forming nitrite reductase cytochrome c552 subunit, whose amino-acid sequence MSIKHWMASSVSVTALVMTALLNITAVSAEEKGLVDPRNDAFEQNHPDQYQSWKKTSESVEIEDALAEDPNMVILWAGYGFAKDYNKARGHFYALDDVRQTLRTGGPQDAKSGPMPMACWSCKSPDVARVIDERGEDGYFEGKWARLGAEIANPIGCADCHDTRSEKFKNGEPELALTRPYVERAFQAINKPFEQQSRLDKQASVCAQCHVEYYFTGPTKAVKFPWDMGTGVQQMEEYYDALGFADWTHAVSKAPMLKAQHPGFETWREGIHGKNKVVCVDCHMPKVKKEDGTVYTDHKVGNPFDRFEDTCAQCHTQSKDQLREIVSTRKAQVLNMKLTAEKQIVAAHFEAGAAWKAGATEEEMKPILQDIRHAQWRWDYAIASHGVHMHAPEVALEVLGTAVDRAADARTKLVRLLATKGITEPVQIPDISTKAAAQKALGMDMEKMNAEKQHFLKTVVPDWDKAAAERESKY is encoded by the coding sequence GTGAGCATAAAACACTGGATGGCTTCCTCAGTCTCAGTTACTGCCCTTGTGATGACAGCGTTGCTGAATATCACTGCAGTCTCTGCAGAAGAAAAAGGACTGGTTGATCCGCGTAACGACGCATTTGAACAAAATCACCCAGACCAATATCAATCTTGGAAAAAGACCTCTGAAAGCGTCGAAATTGAAGATGCCTTAGCAGAAGATCCAAATATGGTGATTCTCTGGGCTGGCTATGGCTTTGCTAAAGATTACAACAAAGCGCGCGGCCACTTTTACGCATTGGATGATGTCAGACAGACACTACGCACTGGCGGGCCTCAAGATGCGAAATCAGGCCCAATGCCAATGGCTTGTTGGAGCTGTAAAAGCCCAGATGTTGCCCGCGTCATTGATGAGCGTGGCGAAGATGGTTACTTTGAAGGTAAGTGGGCACGTTTAGGGGCGGAAATTGCTAATCCTATCGGCTGTGCTGATTGTCATGATACCCGAAGCGAGAAATTCAAAAATGGCGAACCTGAGCTAGCGCTGACCCGCCCTTATGTAGAACGCGCTTTCCAAGCGATCAACAAACCGTTTGAGCAGCAATCCCGCTTAGACAAACAAGCATCGGTTTGTGCTCAGTGCCACGTTGAATACTACTTTACTGGCCCAACCAAAGCCGTCAAATTCCCTTGGGATATGGGCACTGGCGTACAACAAATGGAAGAGTACTATGACGCTCTAGGCTTTGCTGACTGGACGCATGCGGTCTCGAAAGCACCCATGTTAAAAGCGCAGCACCCAGGTTTTGAGACATGGCGTGAAGGCATTCATGGCAAGAACAAAGTCGTCTGTGTGGACTGTCACATGCCAAAAGTGAAGAAAGAAGATGGTACCGTCTACACCGATCACAAAGTCGGTAATCCTTTCGACCGTTTCGAAGATACCTGTGCGCAGTGCCACACTCAGAGTAAAGATCAGCTACGTGAAATTGTCTCTACCCGCAAAGCGCAAGTATTGAACATGAAGTTGACTGCGGAAAAACAAATCGTTGCGGCTCACTTTGAAGCGGGTGCAGCGTGGAAAGCTGGCGCTACTGAAGAAGAAATGAAACCGATTTTGCAAGATATTCGTCACGCTCAATGGCGTTGGGACTACGCGATTGCATCACACGGCGTCCATATGCACGCACCTGAAGTGGCACTTGAAGTGTTAGGTACTGCGGTCGATCGTGCAGCAGATGCCAGAACCAAGCTTGTTCGTCTCCTTGCTACAAAAGGCATCACCGAGCCAGTTCAAATTCCAGACATTTCCACCAAAGCCGCAGCACAAAAAGCACTCGGTATGGATATGGAGAAAATGAACGCCGAGAAACAACACTTCTTAAAAACCGTTGTGCCTGACTGGGATAAAGCCGCAGCAGAACGTGAGTCTAAGTACTAA
- a CDS encoding TPR domain-containing protein: MDSWLIIATIMMLFFLISIWMAAAKWAAKQWYLLSLLTMIGAVITYGVLQSPRPETKPENAMFRSMTAEDLMAQLQVQLKENPNDAGLWFQLGQGYLLNKELDAALICFDYAIQLTEHPSSTQLAAKATALYYLGSQQMSGEVSLLLEQALQLEPYNEAALSLLANDHFISFRFQQAIDTWTYLLDSNDPKLDREAVIRSIHQAKALMQTSTR; this comes from the coding sequence ATGGATAGCTGGTTAATTATCGCGACAATTATGATGCTGTTTTTTCTGATCAGTATCTGGATGGCGGCCGCGAAATGGGCAGCGAAACAATGGTATTTACTTAGCTTATTAACGATGATCGGCGCTGTAATTACCTATGGTGTACTGCAGAGCCCCCGCCCCGAAACAAAGCCAGAAAATGCGATGTTCAGGAGCATGACGGCAGAGGATTTGATGGCGCAATTGCAAGTTCAATTAAAAGAGAATCCGAATGATGCGGGGTTGTGGTTTCAACTTGGGCAAGGGTATCTGCTCAATAAAGAGTTGGATGCTGCTTTGATCTGTTTCGACTATGCAATACAGCTGACCGAGCACCCTTCCTCTACTCAACTTGCGGCAAAAGCAACCGCATTGTACTACCTTGGATCTCAGCAAATGAGTGGTGAGGTAAGCCTTTTGCTTGAGCAAGCCTTACAACTTGAACCTTACAATGAAGCCGCCTTATCGCTGCTCGCGAATGATCATTTTATCTCTTTTCGTTTTCAGCAAGCGATTGATACGTGGACCTATTTGCTGGATTCTAATGATCCTAAATTGGACAGAGAAGCTGTTATCCGCTCCATTCATCAAGCCAAGGCATTGATGCAAACTTCAACTCGTTAA
- the gyrA gene encoding DNA topoisomerase (ATP-hydrolyzing) subunit A: MSDLAKEITPVNIEDELRGSYLDYAMSVIVGRALPDVRDGLKPVHRRVLYAMNVLGNDWNKPYKKSARVVGDVIGKYHPHGDSAVYDTIVRMAQPFSLRYMLVDGQGNFGSIDGDSAAAMRYTEVRMAKIAHELLADLDKETVDYVPNYDGTEQIPAVLPTKIPNLLVNGSSGIAVGMATNIPPHNLTEVIDGCLAYINNEAITIDELMDYIPGPDFPTAALISGRKGIIDAYKTGRGKIYMRSKAEIEVEKNGKETIIVTEIPYQVNKARLIEKIAELVKDKKVEGISALRDESDKDGMRIVIECKRDAVGEVVLNNLYAQTQLQTTFGINMVALDNGQPKLFNLKEMLKCFVDHRREVVTRRTIFELKKARDRAHILEALALALANIDEIIELIRNAATPAEAKAGLVARGWDLGNVAAMLESAGTDAARPDWLEPQYGIRDGQYFLTETQAQAILDLRLHKLTGLEHEKILDEYKALLDEIKELMHILASTERLMEVIREELEMVRDAFGDVRRTEITAASHDIDLEELIAREDVVVTLSHEGYVKYQILSDYEAQRRGGKGKSATKMKDEDYIERLLVANTHDNILLFSTRGKTYRLKVYQLPLASRTARGKPIVNLLPLEESERITAILPVTEFSADKFIFMATGDGTVKKTSLDQFSNVRANGLIAVNLRDEDSLIGVDITDGESEIMLFSKFGKVVRFKEAEESPVLDENGNPALDENGQPEIKFKGVRPMGRTAAGVRGMKLADGDQVVSLIVPKNDGDVLTVTENGYGKRTVLSEYPTKGRGTQGVVSIKVSERNGSVVGAVQVEDGDEFMMITDAGTLVRTRVAEVSQVGRNTQGVTLIRTAEDESVVGLQRIDEVEETELPEGEEADATEATEQAPQAQDPQADNDDAADQE, from the coding sequence ATGAGCGATCTAGCTAAAGAGATCACGCCCGTAAACATTGAAGATGAGCTAAGAGGTTCATACCTTGACTACGCGATGTCCGTTATCGTGGGTCGTGCTCTTCCGGATGTGCGTGATGGCCTAAAACCAGTACACCGCCGCGTGCTTTACGCGATGAATGTACTAGGCAACGACTGGAATAAACCATATAAAAAATCTGCCCGTGTCGTCGGCGACGTAATCGGTAAATATCACCCTCATGGTGACAGTGCGGTATACGACACCATCGTGCGTATGGCACAACCGTTCTCGCTACGTTACATGCTGGTCGATGGCCAAGGTAACTTTGGTTCGATCGATGGTGACTCCGCGGCAGCAATGCGTTATACCGAAGTTCGCATGGCGAAAATCGCCCACGAGCTTTTGGCTGACCTAGATAAAGAAACCGTGGATTACGTGCCGAACTATGACGGTACAGAACAGATCCCAGCGGTTCTTCCTACGAAAATTCCAAACCTGCTGGTCAACGGTTCTTCCGGTATCGCAGTAGGTATGGCAACCAACATTCCTCCGCACAACTTGACGGAAGTGATTGATGGCTGCCTTGCATACATCAATAACGAAGCCATCACGATTGATGAGCTGATGGATTACATTCCTGGTCCAGATTTCCCTACGGCTGCTTTGATTAGCGGACGTAAAGGCATTATTGACGCGTACAAAACTGGTCGCGGCAAAATCTACATGCGTTCAAAAGCGGAAATCGAAGTCGAGAAGAATGGCAAAGAAACCATCATCGTTACTGAGATCCCATATCAAGTGAACAAAGCTCGTTTGATCGAAAAGATCGCTGAGCTAGTGAAAGATAAGAAAGTAGAAGGCATCAGTGCACTGCGCGACGAGTCGGACAAAGACGGTATGCGCATTGTTATTGAATGTAAGCGCGACGCAGTGGGTGAAGTGGTTCTAAACAACCTTTACGCCCAAACTCAGCTGCAAACGACTTTCGGCATCAACATGGTTGCGCTTGATAACGGCCAGCCAAAGCTATTCAACTTGAAAGAGATGTTGAAGTGCTTCGTTGATCACCGTCGTGAAGTCGTCACTCGTCGTACTATCTTCGAGTTGAAGAAAGCACGCGATCGTGCCCATATCCTTGAAGCGTTGGCGCTGGCTCTTGCGAACATCGATGAAATCATCGAATTGATCCGTAACGCAGCGACTCCTGCAGAAGCGAAAGCGGGCTTAGTGGCTCGTGGCTGGGATCTGGGCAACGTAGCTGCCATGCTTGAAAGCGCCGGAACTGACGCTGCTCGTCCAGATTGGCTTGAACCTCAATATGGCATCCGTGATGGTCAGTACTTCCTAACGGAAACCCAAGCGCAAGCGATCCTTGATCTACGCCTACATAAACTGACAGGCCTAGAGCACGAGAAGATCCTAGACGAGTACAAAGCGCTATTAGACGAAATCAAAGAGTTGATGCATATCCTTGCAAGCACTGAACGTTTGATGGAAGTGATTCGCGAAGAACTTGAAATGGTTCGTGATGCATTCGGCGATGTACGTCGTACTGAAATCACCGCTGCGAGCCATGACATTGATCTTGAAGAGCTGATCGCTCGTGAAGACGTTGTTGTGACGCTTTCTCACGAAGGTTACGTTAAGTACCAAATTCTAAGCGACTACGAAGCACAGCGTCGTGGTGGTAAGGGTAAGAGCGCAACCAAGATGAAAGATGAAGATTACATCGAACGTCTATTGGTAGCGAACACGCACGACAACATTTTGTTGTTCTCAACACGTGGTAAGACTTACCGCCTGAAAGTATATCAATTGCCTCTCGCCAGCCGCACGGCTCGTGGTAAGCCAATTGTGAACCTACTACCGCTGGAAGAAAGCGAACGTATTACGGCTATTCTACCGGTAACAGAGTTCAGTGCTGACAAGTTTATCTTCATGGCAACTGGCGATGGTACGGTGAAGAAGACCTCACTTGATCAATTCTCCAACGTTCGTGCAAATGGTCTTATCGCTGTGAACCTACGTGATGAAGATTCGCTGATTGGTGTTGATATCACTGACGGCGAAAGCGAAATCATGCTGTTCTCTAAATTTGGTAAAGTGGTGCGCTTCAAAGAAGCAGAAGAGAGCCCAGTACTGGATGAAAATGGTAACCCAGCTCTTGATGAGAACGGTCAGCCAGAGATCAAGTTCAAAGGCGTGCGTCCTATGGGCCGTACCGCGGCAGGTGTTCGTGGTATGAAACTCGCTGATGGCGATCAAGTTGTGTCACTGATCGTACCGAAGAATGACGGCGATGTCCTTACTGTGACTGAAAACGGTTACGGTAAACGTACTGTGCTTTCAGAGTACCCAACCAAAGGCCGCGGCACTCAGGGTGTTGTGTCTATTAAGGTTTCTGAGCGTAACGGTAGTGTTGTTGGTGCGGTTCAAGTTGAAGACGGTGACGAATTCATGATGATCACGGACGCTGGTACACTAGTACGTACTCGTGTGGCGGAAGTGAGCCAAGTGGGTCGTAACACTCAAGGTGTCACCCTGATCCGTACTGCAGAAGACGAATCGGTCGTGGGCTTACAGCGCATTGATGAAGTTGAAGAAACTGAGTTGCCAGAAGGCGAAGAAGCGGACGCAACGGAAGCGACTGAGCAAGCACCTCAGGCACAAGATCCTCAAGCAGACAACGATGACGCAGCCGACCAAGAGTAA
- the ubiG gene encoding bifunctional 2-polyprenyl-6-hydroxyphenol methylase/3-demethylubiquinol 3-O-methyltransferase UbiG encodes MTKTQNVDPNEIKKFEDMASRWWDLEGEFKPLHQINPLRLDYVLSKADGLFGKKVLDVGCGGGILAESMAKEGAVVTGLDMGKEPLEVARLHALETGTKLTYIQSTIEDHAAENAQMYDVVTCMEMLEHVPDPLSVIRSCAALVKPGGHVFFSTLNRNIKSYLFAIVGAEKLLKIVPEGTHDHDKFIRPSELIKMIDQTDLCEQGITGLHYNPLSDTYKLGRNVDVNYIVHTQKF; translated from the coding sequence ATGACTAAAACACAAAACGTTGACCCAAACGAAATCAAAAAATTCGAAGACATGGCTTCTCGCTGGTGGGACTTGGAAGGTGAGTTTAAACCACTTCACCAAATCAACCCGTTGCGTCTGGATTACGTACTGTCAAAAGCAGATGGTTTATTTGGCAAGAAAGTGCTCGATGTCGGCTGCGGCGGTGGCATTTTAGCCGAAAGCATGGCAAAAGAAGGCGCTGTTGTGACGGGATTGGACATGGGCAAAGAACCCCTTGAGGTTGCTCGTCTGCATGCTCTTGAAACCGGTACCAAACTCACGTATATCCAAAGCACTATTGAAGATCACGCGGCTGAAAATGCACAAATGTACGATGTCGTGACATGCATGGAAATGCTAGAGCACGTTCCCGATCCACTGTCTGTGATTCGTTCTTGTGCTGCACTGGTTAAACCGGGTGGCCACGTGTTCTTTTCTACCTTAAATCGCAATATCAAATCGTATCTGTTTGCGATTGTTGGTGCGGAGAAACTGTTGAAAATCGTTCCCGAAGGGACGCACGACCATGACAAGTTCATCCGTCCTTCTGAATTGATTAAGATGATCGACCAAACCGATTTGTGTGAACAAGGCATCACAGGCTTGCACTACAACCCTCTGAGCGACACCTACAAATTGGGGCGTAATGTTGATGTCAATTACATCGTTCACACTCAGAAATTCTAA